From one Nilaparvata lugens isolate BPH chromosome 2, ASM1435652v1, whole genome shotgun sequence genomic stretch:
- the LOC111043720 gene encoding uncharacterized protein LOC111043720 codes for MELELGKSIESCPQAINDINKKFDEQNKQISTCHINIDKLSTEVASLRKENAELEELVEDMEQYSRSNMLEINGIPRKQDEDVTEIICRMSEALGHKIEADAIDICHRLKQQNENLPPPIVVKFVCRTDKQVILNKRKATRQFSTKQMGGTTDHPVYVNESLAPTRRRIFTMAREIFKRGDIKYLWIKEGKILARKEDGTPVIELKNSEQVRKLSVRSASEQPGNPENNIASKKKWHQT; via the coding sequence ATGGAGTTGGAGCTTGGGAAATCAATTGAATCATGTCCTCAGGCGATCAACGACATAAATAAgaagtttgatgagcaaaacaAGCAAATTAGCACATGCCACATCAACATCGATAAGCTTTCAACAGAAGTAGCTAGCCTCAGGAAAGAAAATGCAGAGCTGGAGGAGCTCGTCGAGGATATGGAGCAATACTCAAGATCGAACATGCTGGAAATAAATGGTATACCCAGAAAACAGGATGAAGATGTAACAGAAATCATTTGTAGAATGAGCGAAGCATTGGGACACAAAATAGAAGCAGATGCAATCGACATTTGTCACAGACTAAAACAACAAAATGAAAACCTACCTCCACCAATCGTTGTTAAGTTCGTTTGTAGAACAGACAAAcaagtaatattgaataaaaggaaAGCTACGAGGCAgttttctacaaagcagatgggAGGAACAACGGACCATCCAGTATATGTGAATGAAAGTCTAGCTCCTACGCGAAGAAGGATTTTCACCATGGCGAGAGAGATCTTCAAAAGAGGCGACATCAAATACCTATGGATCAAGGAAGGAAAGATTCTAGCAAGGAAAGAAGACGGAACACCAGTTATTGAACTCAAGAACAGTGAACAAGTGAGAAAGTTGAGCGTGAGAAGTGCATCAGAACAGCCAGGTAACCCAGAAAATAACATTGCCAGTAAAAAAAAATGGCATCAGACATAA